From one Lolium rigidum isolate FL_2022 chromosome 4, APGP_CSIRO_Lrig_0.1, whole genome shotgun sequence genomic stretch:
- the LOC124708345 gene encoding thioredoxin-like protein YLS8 codes for MSYLLPHLHSGWAVDQAILAEEERLVIIRFGHDWDETCMQMDEVLAGVAETVKNFAVIYLVDITEIPDFNTMYELYDPSTVMFFFRNKHIMIDLGTGNNNKINWAMKDKQEFVDIVETVYRGARKGRGLVIAPKDYSTKYRY; via the exons ATGTCGTACCTGCTGCCGCACCTTCACTCCGGGTGGGCGGTGGACCAGGCCATCCTCGCCGAGGAGGAGCGGCTCGTCATCATCCGCTTCGGCCATGACTGGGACGAGACCTGCATGCAG ATGGATGAGGTGCTTGCAGGGGTGGCAGAGACTGTAAAGAATTTCGCGGTAATCTACCTTGTTGACATCACCGAGATCCCGGACTTCAACACCATGTATGAGTTGTATGACCCGTCGACGGTGATGTTCTTCTTCCGGAACAAGCACATCATGATCGATCTTGGGACAGGAAACAACAACAAGATCAACTGGGCCATGAAAGACAAGCAAGAGTTCGTTGACATCGTGGAGACTGTGTACAGGGGAGCTCGGAAGGGCCGTGGTCTGGTGATTGctcccaaggactactccaccaaGTACCGTTACTAA